Proteins from a single region of Primulina tabacum isolate GXHZ01 chromosome 5, ASM2559414v2, whole genome shotgun sequence:
- the LOC142545629 gene encoding transmembrane 9 superfamily member 7-like yields the protein MGKMTTIIPALLLILMSPANGFYLPGVAPRDFQLGETLEVKVNKLSSTKTQLPYDYYFLRYCKPQNVRNGAENLGEVLRGDRIENSVYTFNMKVPLSCKIACRVTLDASAAKNFNKKIDEDYRVHMILDNLPIAVVWQTMDGSQQKIYERGFRVGFKKTFSGSKDQKHFIYNHLSFKIKYHPDPDANTARVVGFEVFPQSINHKYEKWEENITKLTTCMPNTQTKLGILPQEIDADKEVVFTYDVSFESSVIRWASRWDIYLFMKDDQIHWFSIINSLMIVLFLSGIVALIMMRTLHKDIVKYNQLDQDEVLDETGWKLVHADVFRPPNNYSLLCVHVGTGVQVLGMTFVTIIFAMLGFLSPSNRGGLMTVMVFLWVFMGLFAGYSSSCMYNMFKGSEWMKIPLQTAVMFPSVLFTIFFILNGLIWGEKSSGAIPFGTMFILVLLWFGISVPLVFLGSFLGQKTPSSDDPVKTNKIPRPIPPQPWYIHPVFAMLFGGILPYGAVFIELFFILTSVWLNQFYYIFGFLFLAFVILFITCAEITIVLCYIQLCCEDYRWWWRAYLTSGASALYLFGYSILYFCTKLEITKLVSGILYFGYMFIISYVFFILTGTIGFCSCLWFVRKIYSSVKID from the exons ATGGGAAAAATGACAACGATAATTCCAGCGTTACTGCTGATTTTAATGTCGCCGGCAAATGGGTTTTATCTTCCCGGGGTTGCTCCTCGTGATTTTCAACTG GGTGAAACTCTTGAAGTAAAAGTGAACAAACTTTCATCAACAAAGACACAGCTTCCATATGACTATTACTTCTTACGTTACTGCAAACCTCAAAATGTTAGGAATGGAGCAGAAAATTTAGGAGAAGTTCTTCGAGGTGACCGGATTGAGAATTCCGTGTACACT TTTAATATGAAGGTGCCACTGTCTTGTAAAATAGCTTGTCGAGTAACTCTTGATGCCTCAGCGGCAAAGAACTTCAATAAAAAGATCGACGAAGATTATCGAGTCCACAT GATTCTGGACAATCTTCCAATTGCAGTTGTTTGGCAAACGATGGACGGAAGTCAGCAGAAAATTTATGAACGTGGGTTTCGAGTTGGATTCAAGAAAACTTTTTCTGGA AGCAAAGACCAGAAACATTTTATATACAACCACCTGAGCTTCAAAATAAAGTATCACCCGGATCCAGATGCTAACACTGCCCGTGTTGTCGGGTTCGAGGTCTTTCCACAAAG CATCAATCATAAGTACGAGAAATGGGAGGAGAATATCACTAAGTTAACAACATGCATGCCAAACACCCAAACCAAACTAGGCATACTTCCCCAAGAAATTGATGCAGATAAAGAGGTAGTATTCACCTACGATGTTTCATTTGAG TCGAGTGTTATCAGATGGGCGTCAAGATGGGATATATATCTTTTTATGAAAGATGACCAGATACATTGGTTTTCAATAATCAATTCATTGATGATAGTCCTTTTCTTATCTGGAATCGTAGCTCTGATCATGATGAGAACCCTTCACAAAGATATTGTGAAATATAACCAGTTGGATCAAGATGAAGTGCTGGACGAAACCGGGTGGAAATTGGTGCATGCTGATGTCTTTAGACCACCTAACAATTACAGTTTACTGTGTGTGCATGTTGGAACTGGAGTCCAAGTCCTCGGAATGACTTTCGTGACTATAATATTTGCAATGCTCGGTTTCCTCTCACCTTCAAATCGAGGAGGGCTGATGACAGTCATGGTTTTCTTGTGGGTCTTTATGGGTTTATTCGCTGGCTATTCCTCGAGTTGTATGTACAACATGTTTAAAGGCTCGGAATGGATGAAAATACCCCTTCAAACAGCCGTCATGTTCCCTTCTGTTCTTTTcaccattttttttattctgaATGGCCTAATATGGGGGGAGAAATCTTCAGGGGCCATACCCTTCGGAACAATGTTTATACTCGTGCTCTTGTGGTTCGGAATATCGGTGCCCCTGGTATTCTTAGGCAGTTTCTTGGGCCAAAAAACACCGTCTTCTGATGACCCTGTGAAAACGAATAAAATTCCTAGGCCGATCCCTCCTCAACCATGGTACATTCATCCGGTTTTCGCTATGCTTTTTGGAGGAATTCTTCCATATGGGGCAGTGTTTATCGAGCTTTTCTTCATATTAACATCTGTGTGGCTGAACCAATTTTACTACATTTTTGGGTTTCTCTTCTTGGCTTTCGTCATTCTTTTCATCACATGCGCTGAAATAACTATTGTGTTATGCTACATTCAGTTATGTTGTGAAGATTACCGGTGGTGGTGGCGAGCTTATTTGACTTCTGGCGCGTCTGCTCTGTATCTTTTTGGTTATTCGATCTTATATTTCTGCACGAAGCTGGAGATCACGAAGTTGGTGTCGGGTATCTTGTACTTCGGTTATATGTTTATCATTTCTTATGTGTTCTTCATTCTTACCGGAACCATAGGCTTCTGTTCATGCCTCTGGTTTGTGCGGAAAATTTACTCGTCTGTCAAGATCGACTAG
- the LOC142545635 gene encoding uncharacterized protein LOC142545635 isoform X1: MNLNISPSNFDVEQINEDQDHFSCQVFFDATDRDHTNFYNHYQIYQPHHHPEDDCSSYHGGSPYYNDGTNINKVDNCLKLTLWSDPVKWKPSRVEPMSKTKVNEEEDRVTIKINTSARNKFLEDQKLRPSSSLETELSSNSSCNIVNNSPTIRVCSNCKTTKTPLWRSGPEDPKHAVPLQRVRNSTKEGEAGHGSSCSGGQNRHGINKL; this comes from the exons atgaacttaaacatttctccTTCAAATTTCGATGTAGAGCAGATCAATGAAGATCAAGATCATTTTTCATGCCAAGTTTTCTTCGATGCAACCGATCGAGATCATACTAACTTTTACAATCATTACCAAATTTATCAGCCTCATCATCATCCCGAG GATGATTGCTCTTCTTATCATGGTGGATCGCCGTATTACAACGATGGTACCAATATTAATAAGGTTGATAATTGCCTTAAATTAACTCTTTGGAGCGATCCCGTGAAGTGGAAGCCGTCCAGAGTGGAGCCGATGAGCAAGACGAAGGTGAACGAAGAGGAGGATCGGGTGACTATAAAAATAAACACCAGTGCCAGAAACAAGTTCCTTGAGGATCAGAAGCTGCGGCCATCTTCTTCTTTGGAAACTGAGTTAAGCAGCAATAGTTCTTGCAATATTGTTAACAACAGCCCCACAATTAGGGTTTGTTCTAATTGCAAGACAACGAAGACTCCTCTCTGGAGAAGTGGCCCCGAAGATCccaag cATGCAGTCCCTTTGCAACGCGTGCGGAATTCGACAAAGGAAGGCGAGGCGGGCCATGGAAGCAGCTGCAGCGGCGGCCAAAACAGGCATGGCATAAATAAATTGTAA
- the LOC142545635 gene encoding uncharacterized protein LOC142545635 isoform X2, whose protein sequence is MNLNISPSNFDVEQINEDQDHFSCQVFFDATDRDHTNFYNHYQIYQPHHHPEDDCSSYHGGSPYYNDGTNINKVDNCLKLTLWSDPVKWKPSRVEPMSKTKVNEEEDRVTIKINTSARNKFLEDQKLRPSSSLETELSSNSSCNIVNNSPTIRVCSNCKTTKTPLWRSGPEDPKSLCNACGIRQRKARRAMEAAAAAAKTGMA, encoded by the exons atgaacttaaacatttctccTTCAAATTTCGATGTAGAGCAGATCAATGAAGATCAAGATCATTTTTCATGCCAAGTTTTCTTCGATGCAACCGATCGAGATCATACTAACTTTTACAATCATTACCAAATTTATCAGCCTCATCATCATCCCGAG GATGATTGCTCTTCTTATCATGGTGGATCGCCGTATTACAACGATGGTACCAATATTAATAAGGTTGATAATTGCCTTAAATTAACTCTTTGGAGCGATCCCGTGAAGTGGAAGCCGTCCAGAGTGGAGCCGATGAGCAAGACGAAGGTGAACGAAGAGGAGGATCGGGTGACTATAAAAATAAACACCAGTGCCAGAAACAAGTTCCTTGAGGATCAGAAGCTGCGGCCATCTTCTTCTTTGGAAACTGAGTTAAGCAGCAATAGTTCTTGCAATATTGTTAACAACAGCCCCACAATTAGGGTTTGTTCTAATTGCAAGACAACGAAGACTCCTCTCTGGAGAAGTGGCCCCGAAGATCccaag TCCCTTTGCAACGCGTGCGGAATTCGACAAAGGAAGGCGAGGCGGGCCATGGAAGCAGCTGCAGCGGCGGCCAAAACAGGCATGGCATAA